The sequence below is a genomic window from Sorangiineae bacterium MSr12523.
GTGCGAGCGGCATCGATGCGGTCAACGGAAAGCTCTTCGTCTCCAGCGGCGACGCGCCGTTGGTCATGCGCTTCGGCATCACCGAGGCATTGACCTGGAAGGACGAGGGCTCGGTCAACTTTGCCAATTACGGTTCGACCGCCGGATTGTGGGGGAATGGATTCGGCAATTCGAAGGGCTATATGACCTTCAACTCCGTCGAGCGCGTCGTTTGGGATCCGAGCACCATGACCATCCGCGGGCAAAATGTCGCAGGCAACAATCTGGTGCGCGACCGTGACGGCCTCTTGGTGCGCGCCGCCTACGATCGCGCCCTCGTGCCGCAGGGGACCGAGCTCTATTGGCCCTATTATTGGTCCGACAACGACTATTTTCGTTTCTCACAAACGTCGCAAATTGCCCTTTACGACACGGCGGCCGACCAGCTCCGCAGCTTGATCGACGCGCCGTGCCCCGGGCTGGACTTCGCCAGCAAGGACGACGATGGCAATCTTTACTTCAGCAATTGGGTTTTCGCCGTGGCGCAGCCGGCGTTCGACGCCAGCGCGCCCCAGACGTGCACGGTGCGGGTGAAGGCCGGGCAGACGACCATCGATCCCGAGTTCCGCGTTCGCTTTCCCGAATTGACCGACGGCCGTCAGGGCGCCGCCTTCCATTACATTGGCCAAGGCAAAGCCTTCTTTGCCGTCTTCCATCACGAGGCCGTTCCGGCCGGCACCCTTCCGCGCAAGGCCATCGAGGACAACTATTGGCGCTTCTGGACGTACGACATGGTCACGCGCACGGCGAAGCCGCTCGAGGGCATCGACGTGTTTGCGGGCGGCTACCGCGCCGCAAAGGTGAACGGGCGCACGTTCCTTTTGCTGCCGCGCAAAGACTACTCCTCCACCGTCGCCTACGAGCTCTTCGCCGACGGCACCGTGAAACGCCTCTTCGAGTCCGTGGGCTGGGCGTACCAGTTCTTGCGCGTGCGTTAGATTGGCAAACGCAGGGTGCGCGGCTCGCACTCACGCCGACGAGGGACGAAGATAGGCCGTGACCAGTTCCGCGAGCTCCTCGGCAAAGTGCTCCGTTCGCAACAACTGCGGCTCGTCGGTCAAGACCGAATCCCTGGATAGAATCTGAACGGCCGCCTGGAGGATGGCGTCTACCGTTGCCTGCGCGCGCTCTTGAGTGGGCCTTCGTCGGGCAGTTTTGCCACCAGGCGTCGCCGCCCCAGAATCTGAACGCGACGCGACTTGTTTTATGGTCGGTTGTTTGAATGCGAATGAACTGAGATTGCAATCAATCTGATTAGGGAGTTCTTTGACGTTCTCTTCGTTCCGTTCGCAGAGCTGTTGTCCTAAAGTTAGCTGCTTCAGTCCGAACGCTTGGACGTCCCCTGCGAGCCGCGAATGTTCGTTGTGGGCCACGCATCTCAGGGCGTGTCTCGCAAACGAACTTGGCGTTTCACGGAGCCATGATGGGCTCCGAAGCCGTTCTTACACGCCTCGACTATTTTTATGAGGTAGGAAAGTATGAATATATGACTGGGAGAGGGCGTGAAGGTGAATTCGCCTTCATTCGTCATGCTTTGTGCGCTGGCGCTCGTGAGTCTTGCAGCGAATGCATTCGCTTTCGCCTTCCTGCGACGGAAATCACCTGAACAAAGGGGCCTCAGCCGGAAGGTGGTCAGTACGAGTCGTGTCGCCAGACACCGTACTCTTGTTAAGAGACGATTAATGTCCAATTAACAGGCCGACCGCGGCGGCTGACCCAAAGCTCATGCTGCACAGAAACTTGCTGCATGATGAAGACCAGTTCTTGAGACACCAACGGCTCGTCGAAGCCGAGGAGGTGGGTGGTTTCATGGGAGTTTGCGGGCTACTTCGATGCGGGCCGTTCCATCTTCTTGCGGCCATGTCGCTTCGTGCGCGTTTTGGCCCCAGCATTCGGTAAGGCGGCCGGCTGGCCGATAGGCTCGCATGTTGAATCGTCGGTGTCGTGTGCAGCCGACGCGAATTTTTGCTTGTTGTCACAAGGAGAATTCGTTGCTTGGCCGCCGCACGATTGGGGCAATCGTTGTATTCGAGATTGGGCGTCATTTGCGAAATTTACGCCCGAACGCGCGCGATGCCGAGTGCGTACGTTGAAGTGGTGGACGCCTCGAGAACGTAAAGTTGGCGAAATCTCTATTTGAAGTCGACAATGCGTAGCTTTTTTGCGCACGCGACGAGTGCTCGTGTCGGAAGG
It includes:
- a CDS encoding MxcI, whose translation is MIRLFRPAPALAALSFLATLSCNGTDDPAPSTEPDGVKPLYALLSLVSTTDSNASYVNLFDTPDITEVKFSGAREFPGASGIDAVNGKLFVSSGDAPLVMRFGITEALTWKDEGSVNFANYGSTAGLWGNGFGNSKGYMTFNSVERVVWDPSTMTIRGQNVAGNNLVRDRDGLLVRAAYDRALVPQGTELYWPYYWSDNDYFRFSQTSQIALYDTAADQLRSLIDAPCPGLDFASKDDDGNLYFSNWVFAVAQPAFDASAPQTCTVRVKAGQTTIDPEFRVRFPELTDGRQGAAFHYIGQGKAFFAVFHHEAVPAGTLPRKAIEDNYWRFWTYDMVTRTAKPLEGIDVFAGGYRAAKVNGRTFLLLPRKDYSSTVAYELFADGTVKRLFESVGWAYQFLRVR